Genomic DNA from Peribacillus simplex NBRC 15720 = DSM 1321:
GTCCAATAACAGCATATATCTCACTTGCCCTTATACCCTCACTCAGCCATGCCTCAACCATTTTTCGTGCAATTCCATTAACGGTACCCTTCCAGCCAGCATGTGCCACCCCAATCATACCATGTGCCGGAGCAAGAAAGTATAAGGGCACGCAGTCTGCATAGCAAAGGGTCAATAGAACGTTTTGGTCCTTCGTATAGAATCCGTCAGTCGCTTTAAAGGCTGAATCATAATCCGTTGCACCTCTCCCGCCATCGCAGCTGGTAACTTGATGGATTTTCGTTTCATGAGTCTGCTCGGCGCCTATCCATCCATTTAGCGGAAACATCAGCTTATCGGCTATAATTCTGCGGTTTCCCTGGACATCTTCAAGTTTATCCCCGACATGAAAACCCGTATTCAATGTTTGAAAATCACCTGTACTGACTCCCCCATTTTTTGTGGTGAAGCCCGCTACGAGCTGGAGATTTTGTTGTCTCCAGCTGTCAATGAGCATATATTGGTCTTTTATTAAAACAAATGGCTCTCTCATGCTATAAACCTCTTTATTTTTAGTCTAGTGTATCATAAATTTGCGCCATGCACCTTTAAAACCGTTCATCTTTCAGTTCTTCTTGAAATACCGTCTGATGTTCAACAAGAATGACATCTGCACCGATTTTTTTTATTTTCCGCCATGGAATCACAATATCCTGTTCCTTTCCAAAAAAACCCATTAACCTTGTTCCATTTGAAACGATGATGGCCTCTATTTTCCCCGTGGCCGTATTGATTTCAAGATCTGACATATTACCTAATTTCTTACCATCCGCTATATTGACGATATCCTTAATTTGAAAGTCGGAAATCCTGGTCACATCACTCAGCTCCTCAAAATTTCATCATAGATGAAGGTCCTATTCCTATGTATATGACATGATGCGCTCAAGGATGAAGAATACGATAAATAAACGTCCACTCGATTCACTACTTACCTACCGGAAGGGAATTTCAACAAAATAAAAAAGCCGCTATGGAAAAGTAGCTGTCAGCGGGTATCGACATTTTTGCCCTACCCGCTTCAGCTAACTTTCTCTCATGCTCAGCTTCTACTGTTGGATATTTTTATTCATTTGCTTGATTGCCGCTTTTTCCAATCGGGAGACCTGTGCTTGTGAAATGCCGATTTCCTCGGCTACCTCCATTTGCGTCTTCCCCTGGAAAAACCGTTTGCGAAGGATCATTTTTTCCCGGTCATTCAACCGTCTCATGCCTTCATTTATAGCTATTTCATCAATCCAGGTACTATCTTTATTTTTTTCATCACTCAGTTGGTCGAGTACATAAATCGGATCCCCGCCATCATTATAAATCGGTTCAAAAAGTGAAACTGGATCTTGTATAGCATCTAGTGCAAAAACAATTTCTTCATGAGGTACTTCCAACACCTTGGCGATTTCTTCAGCTGTTGGCTCACGAAGGGTCTGGCTTATGAGCTTTTCTTTTACCTGCAGAGCTTTGTAAGCTATGTCTCTTAAAGAACGGGATACCCGAATCGGATTATTGTCACGAAGATATCTTCTGATTTCTCCAATAATCATCGGTACAGCATACGTTGAAAACTTAACATTTTGACCTAGGTCAAAGTTATCTATCGACTTCATCAACCCTATACAGCCTACCTGAAATAGATCATCTACATACTCTCCCCGATTGTTGAAGCGCTGAATGACGCTAAGAACGAGTCGAAGATTCCCGTTTACCAGTTTCTCTCTTGCTGAAATATCGCCATCTTGCAGTTCTTTAAAGAGTTTTCTCATTTCTTCATTCTTTAAAACCGGTAATTTTGATGTATCCACACCGCAGATTTCAACCTTATTACGAGACAAAATTATTCCCTCCTCACAGGAGCGCTGTACAAAAAACAGTATTTCCGCGGGAGGAAAAAATATGCACATGGCTAGAACAGAAAATCTTCATTATTTTTCATTATAGCTACAAAAGTATTGATTTGATTGACATTTAAGCACATTATTTTTTTACACCATTTTATTAAATTCTTTTCGAAGC
This window encodes:
- the pgeF gene encoding peptidoglycan editing factor PgeF is translated as MREPFVLIKDQYMLIDSWRQQNLQLVAGFTTKNGGVSTGDFQTLNTGFHVGDKLEDVQGNRRIIADKLMFPLNGWIGAEQTHETKIHQVTSCDGGRGATDYDSAFKATDGFYTKDQNVLLTLCYADCVPLYFLAPAHGMIGVAHAGWKGTVNGIARKMVEAWLSEGIRASEIYAVIGPSICSKCYVVDDYVMDLVQNLLVDIDEKPYNLISEGQYELDLKQLNALILQKSGIPKSQIDVTSYCTSCDHELFFSHRRDNGKTGRLMSFIGWKEDLE
- a CDS encoding YlmC/YmxH family sporulation protein gives rise to the protein MTRISDFQIKDIVNIADGKKLGNMSDLEINTATGKIEAIIVSNGTRLMGFFGKEQDIVIPWRKIKKIGADVILVEHQTVFQEELKDERF
- the sigG gene encoding RNA polymerase sporulation sigma factor SigG, which codes for MSRNKVEICGVDTSKLPVLKNEEMRKLFKELQDGDISAREKLVNGNLRLVLSVIQRFNNRGEYVDDLFQVGCIGLMKSIDNFDLGQNVKFSTYAVPMIIGEIRRYLRDNNPIRVSRSLRDIAYKALQVKEKLISQTLREPTAEEIAKVLEVPHEEIVFALDAIQDPVSLFEPIYNDGGDPIYVLDQLSDEKNKDSTWIDEIAINEGMRRLNDREKMILRKRFFQGKTQMEVAEEIGISQAQVSRLEKAAIKQMNKNIQQ